The Streptomyces sp. WZ-12 genome segment GCCCCAGGAGCCGTGGCCGTTGAAGAGCACGGCGGCCAACTCGTGCCAGTCGCCGCCCGCGCGGATCTGGCGGAGGAGGCGGTCGACGACCGGGCCGTAGTCGCGGCCGGCGTCGTGGCGCTCGGCGAACGAGCGGGCCAGGGCGTCCTGGTCGACGCGGTGGTGCATGGTGAGGACCGCCAGGACGGAGCAGGCCATCTCGGTGTCGTCGGTCCACCGCCAGGGCGCGGGCGGCAGTTCGCGGCGCTTGAGGAAGGGGTGGTGGGCGGGGACGAAGAACTGCGCTCCGAGGGCGTCGCCCACGGAGAGGCCGCGCAGGCTCGCCAGAGCCCGCGCGCAGCGGTCCGCGTCACGGGGATCAGGGGTCGTCATCGCTGTGCACTTTAACCGGTGACGCCATACGGCTCGGGCTCGCACCAGCGGTCGAAGGGGCGGTCGAGGGCGTACCGGCCGTCGGGTCCGAGGACCAGGGTGCGCCATTCGGCGTTGTCCGGGTTGGACAGCGATTCGAAGTCGGCGACCGACCAGTGGAACCACCGCATGCAGAACAGCCGCATGGTGAGGCCGTGCGTGACGATCAGGACGTTGGGTGGGTGGCGGGGGTCCTCGAAGCTCCGCCAGAGGCTCTCCAGGAAGGCCCCGACCCGGTCGTAGACGTCGGCGCCGGACTCGCCCTGCGCGAAGCGGTAGAAGAAGTGGCCGTAGGCGTCGCGGTACGCCTTCTGGCGCCGGACGTCGTCGCGGTCCTGCCAGTTGCCCCAGTCCTGTTCGCGCAGTCGCGGCTCCTCGCGGACCCGGACCTTCGCGGGGTCCAGGCCGAGACCCCGGAAGGTCTGGTGGGTGCGGCGGTACGGCGAGACGTAGGCGGAGACGCGCTCGTCGCCGAACAGCCCGCGCAGCCGGTGGCCGGCGGCCTCGGCCTGGCTCCGGCCGGTCGCGGTCAGGGCGAGGGCGTGGTCGGGCTCGCGCTCGTAGACGGTGTCGTCGACGTTCCCCACGGACTCGCCGTGGCGGAGCAGGACGATGCGTCGGGGCCGTGCCATGCGGCCAGCGTAAATCGCCTGCCCTGTACATGCCGGGTGTGGCATTGGGGATGCCGGCCCGGGCGCGCAGGCCCGCGCCGCCGGTTTCGGCAGGCGAAGAGCGCGGGGCGGTCCCTGCGTATTTCGTACGGGCGGCCGGCGAAAGGGCGGCACCGCAGGCGGTCGTGGGGGATGACGGCCAGGGCGCCGGGCCAGTCCGCGGGCCAGTCGGGGGCGGCGAGGTGGTTGGTCGGCTCGTCGAGGAGCAGGGCCTCGGGTTCGGCCGCGATCAGGCAGGCGAGGCCCCGGCCACGCGGGGCGCGGGCGGTGCGGTCCTCGGCCGCGTATCCGCCACGGAGCTCGAAGCGGGCGAGCGGGGCGCGGTGGCCGTCGAGATGGACCGTAGGGGCGTCCCCGAGGACGGCCTCCAGGGATCTCAATCGGCGCTCGCTCTCGCGGAGTTCGGCGAGGGCGGTGTCGACAGCGTCCTGGACGGTGCGGTCCGGGGGTAAGCCTGGGGTTCGGCCCGGACAGCCGGCGCCGCCGTCGTCGGTGAGGACGGTGCGCCCTTCGTCGGGTGGTTTCGGACGGGCGAGGGAGCGCAGCAGGGTGGGTTTGCCGGCACCGTTCTCGTCTGCGCTGCCCAGGCGTTCGACCGGGTGCACGGCCAGAGGGACGGCGTCGAGGAGCGGACGGCCGGCGCGAGGCTCGGTGACGTGACGCGGGGAGATGTGAGTGGGCACGTGATCCTCCAGGTGATGCACGCGGGCGCGCTGGGCGATACCGCCGGAACGGCAAACGCAACTCGAATAGCGTTACGATGAGAGTGCCACACCCGCCGAACTAACGCAATAGGAGTTGCAGTTGACTGGTGACACCGAGTATCCGCGGGCCGGGAGCGACGCCCCGGCGGCCGCCTCCACCCCCGGCACCCGGCGCCCCGGCGGCCGTACGGCCCGCACCCGGGCCGCCGTCCGCGACGCCGTGCTGACCGGTCTCACCGAACTCGGCTATCCCGGCCTGACGGTCGAGTACGTCGCCGAGCACTCCGGGGTGCACAAGACCACGCTCTACCGCCGCTGGGGCGACCTGGAGGGGCTGATCGCCGACGCCCTGGACCTGGCGGGCGAGGACAGTTGGCGACCGCCCGACACCGGCTCTCTGGAGGGCGATCTGCGCGCCCTGGCCCGCGAGGCCGTCGACTCGTTCACCGACCCCGCGGCGGGCGCCTCCGGTTCCGCGATGATCGCGGCCGGCTTCCAGTCGGAGCGGGCGGCCTCGGCGCTGCGCGCCTACTACGCCGAGCGGTTCGCGCGCTGCGAGGCGATGGTGGAACGCGCCGTGCGGCGCGGGGAGTTGCCGAGCGGCGAGGGGACCGTCGTCGACGCCGGGGCGCTGGTCCGGGCCGTGCCCGCCCCGCTGCTCTTCCGGCTCTTCGTCACCCGGGAGGCGGTCGACGAGGCACTCGCCGAGCAGGCCGCCGCGGCGGCGCTGGCCGCGGCGCACGCGGGCGTCTTCACCCGTGACCGGTCCCCCGGTGGCGCGCCCAACTCCCCGGAGCGGACGGGCTGATCAGCGGGCTCACACCGTCCAGGAGGGTTCGAGCTGCACCACGTCGCCCGCGATCGCCTGGACGTCGGCGGCTATCTGGGCCCGCAGCGCCAGCCGCTCCACCCGCTCCGGGCGGTACTTGCCACGCTCGGCCGCTGACTGCCACATGGACAGGACCAGGAACTCCTCACCCGGGGCCCGCCCGACCATCCCCCGGAGCATGCCGGGCGACCCGGCCATCGCCGGGTTCCAGACCTTCTCCTGCATGAGCACGAAGTGGTCGACCCGCTCCGGGCGCACCTGGCAGTGCGCCAGCCGCAGCACGTCCGCGTCCCCGAAGGCCGGCCGGAACCCCACCTTCACGTCGAATTCGTGCTCGAACAGCCGCACTTGGCCGTCCTTGTAGGTACCGGTCTGAGCGGCCGCCAACCGGTCGTGCGAGCGCGCCATGAAGGAGTCGTAGAACGCCCGGCTCTCCCAGAAGCCGACCATGTGGGCCACGCCGGGTCGGGACCGGCTCCACCCCCCGGCCTGCCCCCGGAAACCGGGCTCCCCCAGGAGCCCGGCCCATTTCCGCTGCCCCCGTTCGAACCCTCGGCGGTCCACGACGGTAAGGCGAATCCACTTGACGAGCACCGCGCCATGGTACGGCCCGCGGACCGGCAGATCCGCTGCACAACGAGCCCCGACCGGCCCGAACTCCCTTACGTCCACGGATCGGTGGGAATCGGCGCCTCAAGAGCCGTTCCGCCTTCTCCGCGGCGGCGAGGCACCGGTCCTTCCGGTCGGCGCGCGGCACGCCGACTCTCCCCTCCCGCTCGCGCAGCTCGCAGCCGGCGCGTCCCGGAAGGCGTCAGCGGCGTTCCCGACCTCCGCGCGCACGGCCGGGTGGACGCCGCGCCCGACCGGAGCCGCCATCACCGCCTCCTTGAGGGGACGCGGCAATGGCTCGCCGTACGGGGGCACAAGGACCGCCATCGGGTCACGCGGATCGGCACCGCCGTCGCCCCCACCGGTTCCACCCGGAGTGGCCTCCGACGGCCAGGCCAGGGGTGACGGTGTCCCCGTAGCGGACGCTGGGAGTGTGCGCACAACGGGCGAACTCTGGGCCGTGTTCGGCCGGTTGATCGCCCGGTTGGTCGGCGAAGCCGCCGGGACCGCAGTGCCGGAACAGGCCGCGCACCCTCCTCGCCCGCACCGGCGGCCTCATCGGCCACCTCTCCCCCGCCCGAGCCCTAGACGTCCTCGACGGCCGCTTCTCCCGCTTACGGAGCGAAGCGGTGGCGTGAGTGACAGGCGCCGGGTGGCGGGGAGGGGACGGCGAGTGGTGGGCGGTGGGCGACGCACACACGGGGACAACTGACTGGGAAGTCCGGAGACTTGTCGACACGGTTCAATGTGGCTCACCAGCTCACAGCAATCCGAAACAATCCGCGCCGCGGTGGAGGCAATGCACTCATTGCACCGAGGCGCATTCCGCATTGCACCGACGATCAATGGGCGGATTGCGCCGGGATGCGAACGCCCCTGGCCGGCCGTGCATTTCGCGGGCCGGCGCCCGAGGGGGCGTGGGACCATGGACGAACACGGGGAAATTCCGGGGCAGTTGTCTGCGGCACTCGCGGACTTCCGTCACGGGAGCTGACGGAAGGGAGCCCGGTGAACACGTTCAACAAGGGCATCGAGAAGGTCGTGGTGGCGCTCGGCTGGGACCCCAGCCCCATCGGCGAGCCGGACATCGACCTGGACATCATCGCGGCGACGTACTCGGCGGATGCACCGCACGGCGAGCCGGCCTACCTGGTGCACTTCGACAGCCGGTCACCGGACGGAACCATCACCCTCAACCGGGACAGCCGCACCGGCCAAGGGTTCGGTGACGACGAGGTGTTGACGCTGGAGTTGAGCCGGGTGTCCGAGCGCTACTCCCGCGTCGTGGTGGGCGTGGTGATCCAACAGGCGCACGGCCGGAAGGTCTTCGGCGAGGTGGAGAACACCCTCGTCGAGGTCCGCGAGGGATACGGCAAGCTGGCGCGGAACGACTTCGCCGGAGTCGAGGACGCAACGGCGGCGGCGGTCGCCGAATTCGTCCGGGACGCCCACGGCGAATGGCGGTTCCAGCAGGTGCTGCGCGGGTTCGACACCGACCCGGAGACCTTCACCAGGGTGATGGGGAACTGACGGATACACACACGGAGAGCCGGGTGGGGAGGCGGCCCAGGCCCGCCTCCCCACCCCGCTGTCCTTTGCCCAGCACCCCACCTCGCCCCGCCCCGTCACCCGCCGGCCTTCTTGCGGCGACGGTGGGCCGCGACCCGTTCCCGGGTGGCACAGGCCGATGAACAGTAACGGCGGGCGCTTCCCGGGCTCGCCCCCAGGTAGA includes the following:
- a CDS encoding histidine phosphatase family protein, which codes for MARPRRIVLLRHGESVGNVDDTVYEREPDHALALTATGRSQAEAAGHRLRGLFGDERVSAYVSPYRRTHQTFRGLGLDPAKVRVREEPRLREQDWGNWQDRDDVRRQKAYRDAYGHFFYRFAQGESGADVYDRVGAFLESLWRSFEDPRHPPNVLIVTHGLTMRLFCMRWFHWSVADFESLSNPDNAEWRTLVLGPDGRYALDRPFDRWCEPEPYGVTG
- a CDS encoding TetR-like C-terminal domain-containing protein, which encodes MTGDTEYPRAGSDAPAAASTPGTRRPGGRTARTRAAVRDAVLTGLTELGYPGLTVEYVAEHSGVHKTTLYRRWGDLEGLIADALDLAGEDSWRPPDTGSLEGDLRALAREAVDSFTDPAAGASGSAMIAAGFQSERAASALRAYYAERFARCEAMVERAVRRGELPSGEGTVVDAGALVRAVPAPLLFRLFVTREAVDEALAEQAAAAALAAAHAGVFTRDRSPGGAPNSPERTG
- a CDS encoding YdbC family protein — its product is MLVKWIRLTVVDRRGFERGQRKWAGLLGEPGFRGQAGGWSRSRPGVAHMVGFWESRAFYDSFMARSHDRLAAAQTGTYKDGQVRLFEHEFDVKVGFRPAFGDADVLRLAHCQVRPERVDHFVLMQEKVWNPAMAGSPGMLRGMVGRAPGEEFLVLSMWQSAAERGKYRPERVERLALRAQIAADVQAIAGDVVQLEPSWTV
- a CDS encoding TerD family protein; the encoded protein is MNTFNKGIEKVVVALGWDPSPIGEPDIDLDIIAATYSADAPHGEPAYLVHFDSRSPDGTITLNRDSRTGQGFGDDEVLTLELSRVSERYSRVVVGVVIQQAHGRKVFGEVENTLVEVREGYGKLARNDFAGVEDATAAAVAEFVRDAHGEWRFQQVLRGFDTDPETFTRVMGN